The proteins below are encoded in one region of Heliangelus exortis chromosome 22, bHelExo1.hap1, whole genome shotgun sequence:
- the OLFM1 gene encoding noelin isoform X2 — translation MQPASKLLTLCFLILMGTELTQVLPTNPEESWQVYSSAQDSEGRCICTVVAPQQTMCSRDARTKQLRQLLEKVQNMSQSIEVLDRRTQRDLQYVEKMENQMRGLESKFKQVEESHKQHLARQFKAIKAKMEELRPLIPVLEEYKADAKLVLQFKEEVQNLTSVLNELQEEIGAYDYEELQNRVSNLEERLRACMQKLACGKLTGISDPITIKTSGSRFGSWMTDPLAPEGENKVWYMDSYHNNRFVREYKSMADFMNTDNFTSHRLPHPWSGTGQVVYNGSIYFNKYQSHIIIRFDLKTETILKTRSLDYAGYNNMYHYAWGGHSDIDLMVDENGLWAVYATNQNAGNIVISKLDPNTLQSLQTWNTSYPKRSAGEAFIICGTLYVTNGYSGGTKVHYAYQTNASTYEYIDIPFQNKYSHISMLDYNPKDRALYAWNNGHQILYNVTLFHVIRSDEL, via the exons GTGTTGCCTACCAACCCAGAGGAAAGCTGGCAGGTCTACAGCTCTGCCCAGGATAGTGAGGGACGTTGTATATGCACAGTGGTGGCACCTCAGCAGACGATGTGCTCGCGTGATGCCAggacaaagcagctgagacaacTATTAGAAaag GTCCAAAACATGTCCCAGTCAATAGAGGTGTTGGACAGGAGGACTCAGAGGGACCTACAGTACGTTGAGAAGATGGAAAACCAGATGAGGGGACTGGAATCAAAATTTAAGCAAGTGGAAGAAAGCCACAAGCAGCACCTGGCAAGGCAGTTTAAG GCAATAAAAGCGAAAATGGAGGAACTTAGGCCTTTGATACCAGTGTTGGAAGAGTACAAAGCCGATGCCAAATTGGTTTTGCAGTTTAAAGAGGAGGTCCAGAATCTGACGTCAGTTCTAAACGAACTCCAGGAGGAGATTGGCGCCTATGACTACGAAGAGCTTCAGAACAGAGTGTCAAATCTTGAAGAAAGGCTTCGTGCATGCATGCAAAAATTAG CTTGTGGCAAGCTGACAGGAATAAGTGACCCGATCACCATTAAAACCTCGGGGTCCAGGTTCGGCTCCTGGATGACGGATCCTCTCGCTCCCGAGGGAGAGAACAAG gTCTGGTACATGGACAGCTACCACAACAACCGCTTCGTCCGGGAGTACAAATCCATGGCAGATTTCATGAATACTGACAACTTTACCTCTCACCGTCTCCCTCACCCGTGGTCAGGCACGGGTCAAGTGGTCTACAACGGCTCGATCTATTTCAACAAATACCAAAGCCACATCATTATCAGGTTTGACTTGAAAACAGAGACCATCCTCAAGACGCGCAGCCTGGATTACGCCGGCTACAACAACATGTACCACTACGCCTGGGGAGGCCACTCAGACATTGACCTCATGGTGGATGAGAACGGGCTCTGGGCCGTCTACGCCACCAACCAGAACGCGGGCAACATCGTCATCAGCAAGTTGGACCCCAACACCCTGCAGAGCCTGCAGACCTGGAACACCAGCTACCCCAAACGCAGCGCCGGGGAGGCTTTCATCATCTGCGGCACGCTCTACGTCACCAATGGCTACTCGGGAGGCACCAAGGTGCACTATGCCTACCAGACCAATGCTTCCACCTACGAGTACATCGACATCCCCTTCCAAAACAAGTACTCACACATCTCCATGTTGGACTACAACCCCAAGGATCGGGCCCTCTACGCCTGGAACAACGGGCACCAAATACTTTACAACGTCACCCTCTTCCACGTCATCAGGTCCGACGAGTTGTAG
- the OLFM1 gene encoding noelin isoform X1 translates to MSVPLLKIGVVLSTMAMITNWMSQTLPSLVGLNTTKLTAATGGTLDRSTGVLPTNPEESWQVYSSAQDSEGRCICTVVAPQQTMCSRDARTKQLRQLLEKVQNMSQSIEVLDRRTQRDLQYVEKMENQMRGLESKFKQVEESHKQHLARQFKAIKAKMEELRPLIPVLEEYKADAKLVLQFKEEVQNLTSVLNELQEEIGAYDYEELQNRVSNLEERLRACMQKLACGKLTGISDPITIKTSGSRFGSWMTDPLAPEGENKVWYMDSYHNNRFVREYKSMADFMNTDNFTSHRLPHPWSGTGQVVYNGSIYFNKYQSHIIIRFDLKTETILKTRSLDYAGYNNMYHYAWGGHSDIDLMVDENGLWAVYATNQNAGNIVISKLDPNTLQSLQTWNTSYPKRSAGEAFIICGTLYVTNGYSGGTKVHYAYQTNASTYEYIDIPFQNKYSHISMLDYNPKDRALYAWNNGHQILYNVTLFHVIRSDEL, encoded by the exons ATGTCTGTGCCTTTACTCAAGATTGGAGTCGTCCTCAGCACCATGGCCATGATCACCAACTGGATGTCGCAGACCCTGCCCTCCCTCGTGGGGCTCAACACCACCAAACTCACGGCGGCCACGGGAGGTACCTTGGACCGCAGCACGGGA GTGTTGCCTACCAACCCAGAGGAAAGCTGGCAGGTCTACAGCTCTGCCCAGGATAGTGAGGGACGTTGTATATGCACAGTGGTGGCACCTCAGCAGACGATGTGCTCGCGTGATGCCAggacaaagcagctgagacaacTATTAGAAaag GTCCAAAACATGTCCCAGTCAATAGAGGTGTTGGACAGGAGGACTCAGAGGGACCTACAGTACGTTGAGAAGATGGAAAACCAGATGAGGGGACTGGAATCAAAATTTAAGCAAGTGGAAGAAAGCCACAAGCAGCACCTGGCAAGGCAGTTTAAG GCAATAAAAGCGAAAATGGAGGAACTTAGGCCTTTGATACCAGTGTTGGAAGAGTACAAAGCCGATGCCAAATTGGTTTTGCAGTTTAAAGAGGAGGTCCAGAATCTGACGTCAGTTCTAAACGAACTCCAGGAGGAGATTGGCGCCTATGACTACGAAGAGCTTCAGAACAGAGTGTCAAATCTTGAAGAAAGGCTTCGTGCATGCATGCAAAAATTAG CTTGTGGCAAGCTGACAGGAATAAGTGACCCGATCACCATTAAAACCTCGGGGTCCAGGTTCGGCTCCTGGATGACGGATCCTCTCGCTCCCGAGGGAGAGAACAAG gTCTGGTACATGGACAGCTACCACAACAACCGCTTCGTCCGGGAGTACAAATCCATGGCAGATTTCATGAATACTGACAACTTTACCTCTCACCGTCTCCCTCACCCGTGGTCAGGCACGGGTCAAGTGGTCTACAACGGCTCGATCTATTTCAACAAATACCAAAGCCACATCATTATCAGGTTTGACTTGAAAACAGAGACCATCCTCAAGACGCGCAGCCTGGATTACGCCGGCTACAACAACATGTACCACTACGCCTGGGGAGGCCACTCAGACATTGACCTCATGGTGGATGAGAACGGGCTCTGGGCCGTCTACGCCACCAACCAGAACGCGGGCAACATCGTCATCAGCAAGTTGGACCCCAACACCCTGCAGAGCCTGCAGACCTGGAACACCAGCTACCCCAAACGCAGCGCCGGGGAGGCTTTCATCATCTGCGGCACGCTCTACGTCACCAATGGCTACTCGGGAGGCACCAAGGTGCACTATGCCTACCAGACCAATGCTTCCACCTACGAGTACATCGACATCCCCTTCCAAAACAAGTACTCACACATCTCCATGTTGGACTACAACCCCAAGGATCGGGCCCTCTACGCCTGGAACAACGGGCACCAAATACTTTACAACGTCACCCTCTTCCACGTCATCAGGTCCGACGAGTTGTAG